From Dermochelys coriacea isolate rDerCor1 chromosome 23, rDerCor1.pri.v4, whole genome shotgun sequence, one genomic window encodes:
- the LOC119847420 gene encoding serine/threonine-protein kinase SBK2-like isoform X2 gives MGRRAAAGGDDGADGAEPAQAGCDPVVHHPEGAGQRLLWPRAAGRTPAARPMALKFIEKRDTELRDFLSEYCISLSLAAHPCIASALGIAFQTEHHYVFAQELAPARDLFSLLQPQVGFGLAELHVKRCALQLASALEFMGAKGLVHRDVKPENVLLLDLECRRVKLTDFGLSCPQGTAIEALPENLPYTAPELCLLGPSARLLAQPSLDAWALGVLLFCVLTGFFPWHTAADRHYRDFERWHRSPRVRPRPPRWGCFTYEAREMLRGLLTPDPSQRSPASIAMAHIKCPWLEPQEPGAARADRTLRGSSHCH, from the exons ATGGGGcgcagagcagcagctggaggagatgATGGAGCTGACGGCGCAGAACCTGCCCAGGCTGGATGTGACCCAGTCGTACACCATCCTGAGGGAGCTGGGCAGCGGCTCCTATGGCCACGTGCTGCTGGCCGTACACCAGCGGCAAG GCCGATGGCCTTGAAGTTCATCGAGAAGCGGGACACTGAGCTGCGGGACTTCCTGAGCGAGTACTGCATCTCGCTGAGCCTGGCCGCCCACCCCTGCATTGCCAGCGCCCTGGGCATCGCCTTCCAGACCGAGCACCACTATGTCTTCGCTCAGGAGCTCGCCCCTGCCAGGGacctcttctccctgctgcagccacag GTGGGGTTCGGGCTCGCGGAGCTGCATGTCAAGCGCTGTGCTTTGCAGCTCGCCAGTGCCCTCGAATTCATGGGGGCCAAGGGGCTGGTTCACCGCGATGTCAAGCCTGAGAACGTGCTTCTGCTCGACCTTGAGTGCCGGCGTGTCAAACTGACCGACTTTGGGCTGAGCTGCCCACAGGGCACTGCCATCGAGGCCCTGCCTGAGAACCTGCCCTACACAGCACCCGAGCTGTGCCTCCTGGGGCCCTCGGCCCGcctgctggcccagcccagcctggatgCCTGGGCCCTGGGCGTGCTGCTCTTCTGTGTGCTGACCGGCTTCTTCCCCTGGCACACGGCCGCCGACCGGCACTACCGGGACTTTGAGCGCTGGCATCGCAGCCCCCGCGTCCGCCCGCGCCCACCCCGCTGGGGGTGCTTCACCTACGAGGCCCGGGAGATGCTGCGAGGGCTGCTGACCCCTGACCCCAGCCAGCGCAGCCCAGCCAGCATTGCCATGGCCCACATCAAGTGCCCCTGGCTGGAACCCCAGGAGCCAGGCGCTGCCCGTGCAGACAGGACTCTGCGGGGGAGTAGCCATTGCCACTGA
- the LOC119847420 gene encoding serine/threonine-protein kinase SBK2-like isoform X1, protein MTLPAPWGAEQQLEEMMELTAQNLPRLDVTQSYTILRELGSGSYGHVLLAVHQRQGRPMALKFIEKRDTELRDFLSEYCISLSLAAHPCIASALGIAFQTEHHYVFAQELAPARDLFSLLQPQVGFGLAELHVKRCALQLASALEFMGAKGLVHRDVKPENVLLLDLECRRVKLTDFGLSCPQGTAIEALPENLPYTAPELCLLGPSARLLAQPSLDAWALGVLLFCVLTGFFPWHTAADRHYRDFERWHRSPRVRPRPPRWGCFTYEAREMLRGLLTPDPSQRSPASIAMAHIKCPWLEPQEPGAARADRTLRGSSHCH, encoded by the exons ATGACCCTGCCCGCCCCATGGGGcgcagagcagcagctggaggagatgATGGAGCTGACGGCGCAGAACCTGCCCAGGCTGGATGTGACCCAGTCGTACACCATCCTGAGGGAGCTGGGCAGCGGCTCCTATGGCCACGTGCTGCTGGCCGTACACCAGCGGCAAG gcAGGCCGATGGCCTTGAAGTTCATCGAGAAGCGGGACACTGAGCTGCGGGACTTCCTGAGCGAGTACTGCATCTCGCTGAGCCTGGCCGCCCACCCCTGCATTGCCAGCGCCCTGGGCATCGCCTTCCAGACCGAGCACCACTATGTCTTCGCTCAGGAGCTCGCCCCTGCCAGGGacctcttctccctgctgcagccacag GTGGGGTTCGGGCTCGCGGAGCTGCATGTCAAGCGCTGTGCTTTGCAGCTCGCCAGTGCCCTCGAATTCATGGGGGCCAAGGGGCTGGTTCACCGCGATGTCAAGCCTGAGAACGTGCTTCTGCTCGACCTTGAGTGCCGGCGTGTCAAACTGACCGACTTTGGGCTGAGCTGCCCACAGGGCACTGCCATCGAGGCCCTGCCTGAGAACCTGCCCTACACAGCACCCGAGCTGTGCCTCCTGGGGCCCTCGGCCCGcctgctggcccagcccagcctggatgCCTGGGCCCTGGGCGTGCTGCTCTTCTGTGTGCTGACCGGCTTCTTCCCCTGGCACACGGCCGCCGACCGGCACTACCGGGACTTTGAGCGCTGGCATCGCAGCCCCCGCGTCCGCCCGCGCCCACCCCGCTGGGGGTGCTTCACCTACGAGGCCCGGGAGATGCTGCGAGGGCTGCTGACCCCTGACCCCAGCCAGCGCAGCCCAGCCAGCATTGCCATGGCCCACATCAAGTGCCCCTGGCTGGAACCCCAGGAGCCAGGCGCTGCCCGTGCAGACAGGACTCTGCGGGGGAGTAGCCATTGCCACTGA